Proteins encoded in a region of the uncultured Paludibaculum sp. genome:
- a CDS encoding helix-turn-helix domain-containing protein, whose protein sequence is MANELADVDYEKFWRRLQQVGLNAYEARSYVVLVGHPRFKALELAARARVPRQKIYEVLDSLVEKGFAQVVQEKTKLFSAVEPGLAIPAYLERQKEDLEQQLDGQRRHGQSLAADLRTAYAEGQGGRGTLDYLRIVNDPSQIAVHYRSMLSGVEREFIEFSRPPYAVDPLDEQLVKQAAARGVRSRILVESGALDDEHRDRLQDYKSVGVEVREVLSLPLKLALFDCSQGLVALLDPVITRPAWTAVVFDHGGFAEAMAGLFEERWRRAITH, encoded by the coding sequence ATGGCAAACGAACTTGCCGATGTAGATTACGAGAAATTCTGGCGCCGGCTTCAGCAGGTTGGGCTGAATGCCTATGAGGCGCGATCCTACGTGGTGCTCGTCGGTCATCCACGCTTCAAGGCGTTGGAACTGGCCGCGCGCGCGCGCGTACCTAGACAGAAGATTTACGAGGTGCTCGATAGCCTGGTCGAAAAGGGCTTCGCGCAAGTGGTGCAGGAAAAGACCAAGCTCTTCTCCGCCGTCGAACCTGGTTTGGCCATTCCGGCCTACCTCGAACGGCAGAAGGAAGACCTCGAACAACAACTTGACGGCCAAAGGCGCCACGGCCAGTCATTGGCCGCCGACCTCAGAACCGCCTACGCCGAAGGCCAGGGTGGACGCGGGACGCTCGACTATCTGCGCATCGTCAACGATCCGTCGCAGATCGCCGTTCACTACCGCTCCATGCTTTCCGGTGTCGAACGGGAGTTCATTGAGTTCTCCCGGCCGCCCTACGCCGTCGACCCTCTGGACGAACAACTGGTGAAACAGGCTGCCGCACGGGGTGTGCGCAGCCGAATCCTGGTGGAATCCGGAGCGCTCGACGACGAACACCGCGACCGCCTGCAGGACTACAAGTCCGTGGGCGTGGAGGTGCGGGAAGTGCTGTCGCTGCCCTTGAAACTGGCTTTGTTTGACTGCAGCCAGGGGTTGGTGGCGCTGCTTGACCCGGTGATCACGCGTCCGGCCTGGACGGCTGTGGTCTTTGACCATGGCGGGTTTGCCGAAGCCATGGCGGGCCTGTTTGAAGAGCGCTGGCGGCGCGCCATCACCCATTAG
- a CDS encoding glycosyltransferase family 2 protein, whose product MLSIVIPIHNEEPAILRLYDGLTSVLDTIQQPYELIFVDDASTDRSFDLLANLVETDARLKVIRLRRNFGQTAALSAGFDEARGSVIISMDGDLQHDPADMPALLAKIDEGYDIASGWRKQRNDNLVMRKIPSRIANWLMSKVSGVNLHDFGTTYKAYRAEVIKDVNLYGELHRFIPALASVYGARIAEVPIQNPPRTGGASHYGIGRTFNVMFDIITIRFLLKYFTRPMHFFGRIGLASGTMGGGILFFLLVKKLLGHEIIMQHGPLLFTGGLLVLVGLVMLTTGLLGEIMMRTYFESQGRRIYAIREVRSQQEAKTPSEGK is encoded by the coding sequence ATGCTTTCCATCGTCATTCCCATTCACAACGAGGAACCCGCGATCCTGCGGCTGTACGACGGGCTTACCTCCGTGCTGGACACCATCCAGCAACCGTACGAGTTGATCTTCGTGGACGACGCCTCAACAGACCGCAGTTTCGACCTGCTGGCCAATCTGGTGGAGACCGATGCGCGGTTGAAGGTTATCCGGCTGCGACGCAATTTCGGGCAGACGGCGGCGCTATCCGCGGGTTTTGACGAGGCACGTGGATCGGTCATCATTTCGATGGACGGCGACCTGCAGCATGATCCGGCGGATATGCCGGCGCTGTTGGCCAAGATCGACGAAGGCTACGACATCGCCAGCGGCTGGCGCAAACAGCGCAACGACAACCTGGTGATGCGCAAGATTCCGTCGCGGATCGCCAACTGGCTGATGTCGAAAGTGAGCGGCGTGAATCTTCACGACTTCGGCACGACCTACAAGGCGTACCGGGCCGAGGTGATCAAGGACGTCAATCTGTACGGCGAGCTGCACCGGTTCATCCCGGCACTGGCCAGCGTCTATGGCGCGCGCATCGCCGAGGTGCCCATCCAGAACCCACCGCGCACCGGTGGGGCGTCGCACTACGGCATTGGCCGGACCTTCAACGTGATGTTCGACATCATCACGATCCGCTTTCTGCTCAAGTACTTCACGCGGCCCATGCACTTCTTCGGCCGCATCGGCCTGGCCAGCGGCACGATGGGCGGGGGCATTCTGTTCTTTCTGCTGGTGAAGAAGCTGCTGGGTCACGAGATCATCATGCAGCACGGCCCGCTGCTGTTTACCGGTGGCCTGCTGGTGCTAGTGGGCCTGGTGATGCTCACGACAGGCCTGCTGGGCGAGATCATGATGCGGACATACTTCGAGAGCCAGGGACGCCGCATCTACGCGATTCGCGAAGTACGCTCGCAACAGGAAGCAAAGACCCCCAGCGAGGGCAAGTAG
- a CDS encoding SRPBCC domain-containing protein, which produces MKASVLSAAPAARLWRAWTEPELLQQWFCDHAWGDIGMGGDYYWTFHEMGAQAHYQITELTPEVRMTLEAADHILDFRVDLEGHSSRATVTQQWRLDHAPAAEALADVRSGWLMSMALMRHYAENYCEQPRQTLLVQLPWSGPLSKALPFYQDPRELRRWLKVTDRPREILTDTGQEVCYRWDAAGGVLECKAFHWEGTGRLALRVTSWSKGYDLTFLKPQLEESLDHLRNLLIS; this is translated from the coding sequence GTGAAAGCGTCCGTGCTCAGCGCCGCGCCCGCTGCCCGGCTATGGCGAGCTTGGACGGAACCCGAGCTTCTACAACAGTGGTTTTGCGATCACGCCTGGGGCGACATCGGGATGGGCGGGGACTACTACTGGACGTTCCACGAGATGGGCGCGCAGGCTCACTACCAGATCACGGAGCTGACACCCGAAGTCCGCATGACGCTGGAGGCCGCGGACCACATTCTGGATTTTCGGGTGGATCTGGAGGGACACAGCAGCCGCGCGACGGTGACACAGCAGTGGCGACTTGACCATGCTCCGGCAGCGGAGGCTTTGGCCGATGTCCGGTCAGGCTGGCTGATGTCGATGGCGCTGATGCGGCACTATGCGGAGAATTACTGCGAGCAGCCCAGGCAGACGCTGTTGGTTCAGCTTCCATGGAGCGGTCCGCTGAGCAAAGCGCTGCCCTTCTATCAGGATCCCAGGGAGTTGAGGCGTTGGCTGAAGGTGACGGATCGTCCGCGGGAGATCCTCACCGATACGGGCCAGGAGGTCTGCTACCGCTGGGATGCGGCCGGCGGAGTGCTGGAATGCAAGGCGTTTCACTGGGAAGGAACCGGACGCCTGGCGTTGCGGGTGACTTCGTGGAGCAAGGGCTATGACCTTACCTTCCTGAAACCACAGCTGGAAGAATCGCTCGACCACCTCCGCAACCTGTTGATATCCTGA